The genomic window AAGGTATTAACGTGGAAGCGAAATCTCAAGACGAATTAATCGATGAGAACACGCCGATCGTAGTGATCAGGGTAGACAGTTACAACGTAATTGTCCGTCCTAAAGAAGAAACAAATATTCACGCTTAATTTTATATATATGGAAATAACCTTTTTGCCACTTATCCTATTGGGGGCCGCAGTACTTCTGCTGGCAATCTTTTTCTATTATGTGCCGTTCCTGTTATGGATCTCGGCCAAAGTATCGGGAGTCAATATCTCCTTGATCCAGTTATTCTTGATGCGTATCCGAAAGGTTCCTCCCTACATCATCACTCGTGCGATGATCGAAGCGCATAAGGCAGGAATAAAGACGCTTACACGCGACGAGCTGGAAGCGCACTATTTAGCGGGTGGACATGTCGAGAAAGTAGTGCATGCGCTGGTTTCCGCTTCAAAAGCGAATATCGACCTTCCTTTCCAGATGGCTACCGCTATCGACTTGGCCGGACGTGACGTATTCGAGGCTGTACAAATGTCGGTAAATCCGAAAGTGATCGATACCCCTCCGGTAACAGCGGTTGCGAAAGACGGAATCCAGTTAATCGCCAAGGCACGTGTCACCGTTCGTGCGAATATCAAGCAATTAGTGGGTGGTGCAGGAGAAGAGACGATCTTAGCCCGTGTAGGTGAAGGTATCGTATCTTCCATTGGTTCATCCGAAAGCCATAAGACTGTATTGGAAAATCCGGATTCCATCTCGAAATTAGTGCTTCGCAAAGGGCTTGACGCCGGAACAGCTTTCGAAATCCTTTCCATCGATATCGCCGATATCGATATAGGTAAGAACATCGGCGCTTTCTTGCAAATGGACCAAGCTCAAGCGGATAAGAATATCGCTCAGGCGAAAGCCGAGGAACGTCGTGCGATGGCTGTCGCCCTCGAGCAAGAGATGAAGGCGAAAGCTCAAGAAGCCCGTGCCAAGGTGATCGAGGCAGAAGCGGAAGTTCCCAAGGCAATGGCAGACGCTTTCCGCACAGGAAACCTAGGCGTAATGGACTATTACAAGATGAAGAACATCGAGGCGGACACTTCTATGCGTGAAGCGATAGCTAAACCGACCGGTGCTCCATCAAAACCATTAAAGGACTAAAATAGTTATATAAATAGAACTATCTCCAAGGGCAGGGTTCATACCTTGCCCTTTCATGATTATAATATAAACTTAATTATCTGATTGAATATGAGAACAATCCCCGCTTCAGAATTAGTGATCCATTCAGATGGCAGTGTTTTCCATCTGCATTTAAAACCGGAGCAACTTGCGGATCGTGTGGTACTTGTTGGTGATCCCGCACGGGTTACAACCGTCGCTTCCTATTTTGATTCTCAGGAATGTGAGGTTTCCAGCCGGGAGTTTCATACCATCACGGGCCAGTACAAGGGAAAACGTATCACGGTTGTATCCCATGGCATCGGCACAGATAATATCGATATCGTATTAAATGAGCTAGACGCTCTCGCTAATATAGACTTCTCAACCCGTACGATCAAGCCGGAATTCAAGCAACTTTCCCTGGTTCGTATCGGGACTTCCGGAGGGTTACAGCCATTTGTCCCGATCGGGACTTATGTGGCAGCGGAGAAATCGATCGGATTCGACGGGGTCATTTATTTCTACGCAAATAGTAATACCGTTCGTGACGCAGACTTGGAGTCTGAATTAATAAAGCAGCTTGATTGGCGGCTTAGCGGCATATGGCCTTATGTCGTATCGGCAGATCCATCGTTGATCGAGCAAATCACCCGTAATGATATTATCCGGGGAACGACTATTGCGGCCAATGGCTTCTACGGGCCGCAAGGACGTGAGCTCCGATTGCCCTTGACCGATCCGGAATTGAACCGGAAAATAGAGGCTTTCGATTACAACGGGCGAAAGATTACGAACTTCGAGATGGAGAGCTCCTCTTTAGCAGGTCTGGCCGCCCTTATGGGACACCGGGCAATGACCGTATGCTGTATTATCGCCGGACGTGTGGATAATCATATGAATACGGATTATAAAGGTTCTTTGGAGAAACTGATTGAAACTGTATTAGACCGTATATAATAATATCAAGACCATGAAGTGGGATCATTCATTAATCGATACGTTGGAATGGGGAAATCAGATCTCCCATAAGGAAGATAAAATAAAGATAGCGGATCTTATCGCATCTAAAGTCGAAAACGGACAAGTCATAGGCGTTGGCTCCGGTTCGACCTCCTATCTAGCGTTGACTCGCATAGCGGAACGTATCCGAATGGAACATCTTTCCATCTTGGCGATCCCCACTTCATTAGAAATCCGGATGACTTGCGCCCAGCTAGGCATTCCGGTTACCAGCCTGTTTTCCCACAAGCCGGACTGGACCTTCGATGGGGCGGATGAGGTAGATTCCCATTTTAACTTGATCAAAGGGCGTGGAGGCGCCATGTTCAAGGAAAAACTATTGATCAGTTCCAGTCCGCAGACCTATATACTCGTCGATCCTTCCAAGAAAGTGGAGAGGTTGGGAGCTAAATTCCCGATCCCAGTAGAGATTTTTCCGGAAGCCCTCACCCATGTAGAAGACAGGCTCCATCGCTTGAACCCCCGTGAGATAAAACTTCGTATGGGGCAAGGTAAGGATGGACCGATCATTACCGAGAATGGCAATATGATCCTTGACGTATGGATGGACTACATCCCTGAAAATACAGAATCCACCCTCAAGTCGATTACAGGCGTACTCGAGAGTGGACTCTTTATCAACTATAAGGTAGAAGTACTGGGACTTACTTCATGAATCCTTGTTGTTTCAATACCTTCAAAAGCACCTCGGAGAAATATTCACTATTCTTCTTCGTATAGCGTACGTCCGTAAAGACCTGCGCCAGTGTTTCCTTATTATTCTCCCTCACAAACTGTTTATTCACCTCTAATGCCTCTTTCTCGCCATACAAGGCATCGATGGAAGCTGGAGTAAAGTCCGTATAAGTCTCGTTTTGTACCACAGCTGCCAATGGTAAACGTTCTACTTGAGCGGGTATAGGCTCTGCCGGATAACCCACCGTAACCGTAACGATCGGGACAACCAGACGGGGAAGAGAAAGCGCCTCAATGATCTGGTCCGCATTATAAGCCGTCGTACCCAGATAGCAAATGCCTAAGCCTTTTTCCTCAGCGGCATTACAGAAACTCTGGGCGAACAACATCGCATCTATCGTCGAAGCGATAAACGTTTGCAAATTGTCGAATCCGGCCTCCGCTTTCCTGCACTCCGCCCATTTAACAAAACGGTTCGCGTCCGCACAAAAAGTAAGTACGACAGGCGCCCCCGTAATCATCGGCTGGTTAAAATGAGCCGGAGCCAGTTTCTCCTTGTTCGCAGGGTCGCGGGTAACCACGACACTATACAATTGCATATTTCCTGTATTCGAGGCACGAGTAGCCACTTCCAATAATTCATTCAGCAAAGACTCCGGGATATCCTGATCCGTATATTTACGGATACTTCTTCTATTCTTCATGCATTCTAACATAGCAATCCTATTTTTAAATTCTCAATAACTAAATCCTAATATCCATGCCGGCATACGGTTAAACACGCTTTTCGGTAATCCGTAGATAGCCGCATAAGCGTCGGGTACGAAGCGGAGGCGATCATACCCCCTTAAGGGATCACCTACGGCGAAGATATATTTACCGCCAATCAAGAAATCCCCGTTCACCATGAATTCCACGTTCGCCACGGAACGCATCTGGCTTAAGAAATAGGTTTCACACATCAATTGCCGATTCTCCTTATCTCCGAAAAAAGAGATCAGCAAGTTGGTATCCCCCATAAAGACTTTCTGCTTGGCCGGAGTGGTTCCCAGTTGGTCTGCCGAGTAATAAATAAGCCTCATATCATGGAAGAAACGCAACAGGCTATCGCTTTGCTGACGAAGCATATTTATCTTACGGGTTACATCAATCGATTTCGGACGTAAAGGAGCCGACTCAGCCACCATCATAAAATATTTTTGAGCTCGTTCCAGATTACTCATCGAAATAGAAACCACCGAAGGCAAATCCCGGCAAATCTCTTTTCTCACTAATTCTTGCAGACGGAAATAATACATATCCGGGTCTTGCCAATAAAAAGGATAACATCCATGTTCCAGATAGTTCCGGTAAATCGGCACAATATTCATCTCCGCATTGATCTCCTTTACCAAATCATGATGGTTCGCTAAGATATCTTCCAACGGAATGGGATCTTTATCCAGAATGCTTTCGTAAGAAAGGAATTCACGGAACGACATCGGATGCATGGTATAAAAAGCAGCCTCATGCCTTAACCCGTTCCGCACCTCTGTCTGCGAGTACAAAGAAGTGGTAGCGAAAACAATCTTTAAGGCGGAGTTGGCATCCAATAAAGTTGAGACCTCTTCCATCCAGCCCGAATAGAAATGGATCTCATCCAAAAACAAATAATGCCCACCGGCTTGCAGGAACTCTTTAACCGCATCGGTCAATGAATGTGTCTCAAACCAGAAATCATCCAGATTCACATACAGGGCTTCCCGTGAATCTTCAAATTTCAACTTAATATGCTGTAACAACAAGGTAGTCTTACCAACCCCTCGAGAGCCGAAGATGCCGATTAACCGATCCTCCCACTCTATCCGTGCATGCAAATAACGCAGGAATGTACAATTTATTCCTTTCAACAATAGCTGATGATTCCGCTGAAGCAAGTCCATATACAAATCTGTTTTACGCGAATATAAAAAATGTTCCGTGTTTTTCGTACCTTTGTCAACACTAAACCAATAAAAAGATGAATACATCCAAAGTCTACTTTACTAATTTACGCACGACCCCCAGCAGCAACCTGCTGGATAAGATGGAACGTCTGGTAAAACGTGCCGGTATCGCCAATATCGACTTCAAAAATCAATTTGTAGCCATTAAGATCCACTTTGGCGAACCGGGGAATTTGGCATACATTCGTCCTAATTACGCCGCTCGCTTGGTAAGCCTGTTACGTGAATTAGGCGCAAAACCGTTCCTTACCGATTGTAACACCTTATACTCGGGCCGTCGCTCCAACGCTGTCGATCATCTTCAAAGCGCCATGGAAAATGGGTTCAATCCCATGTCCGCCGGTTGCAACGTTATCATCGCCGATGGCGTGAAAGGTACGGACTACCGGGAAATCGAGATTGACGGGCAATATTGCAAGGCCCCGAAAATAGGTGCCGCTATCGCCGATGCCGATATCATCATTTCCATGAACCATTTCAAAGGTCACGAGCAAGCCGGTTTCGGCGGTGCGCTGAAAAACCTCGGGATGGGATGCGCCAGCGTAGGCGGTAAACTGGAATTACATTGCGCCTCACAACCCCGTATCGATACGGAGGCTTGTAAAGGCTGTAACATCTGTGTAAAGCACTGCGCTCACGATGCCATCCATTTGAATAACAACCGAAAGGCCGAAATTGATTACGAGCGTTGTGTAGGTTGCGGGCAATGTGTGGCTCTTTGCCAGTACGACGGTGCCGTAATGGGCGAAGGTGATACTTCCGAGCGATTGAATTACAAGATCGACGAGTACACGAAAGCCGTATTAGCAGACAAGCCCCATTTCCATATTAGTTTTATCATGAACGTATCTCCGGAATGCGATTGCTGGAATCATAACGATGCCGCCATCATCCCTGATTTGGGGATCGCCGCGTCTTTCGATCCGGTGGCCTTGGATAAGGCTTGCGCCGATATGGTTATCAACGCTCCTATCATCGGAGGTAATAAATTAGCCGAGACTCATCCTCACGAACACCTTGAGGGAGAGGATAAATTCCATTTGATTCATCCGGATACGAACTGGCAAGCCGGCCTACGTTATGCGGAAGAAATCGGACTGGGTTCTCAAGCGTATGAATTAATAACGGTTTAATAGACGGAATGAGTACAATTTGCGCTATATCTACAGCTCCGGGAGTAGGAGGAATCGCAGTGATTCGTGTCTCCGGACCGGATACTTTCAAGATTTGTGATCGGATATTCCGGCCGAAGAAGGCAGGTAAAAGTTTATCTACCCAAAAGGCTTATACCTTAACGTATGGTTCCATCGTCGGTAACAATGACGAAACCATAGATGAGGTGATCGCCGCTGTTTTCCGTGCCCCCCATTCTTTCACGGGGGAAGATACGGTGGAAATCACCTGCCACGGCTCGACGTATATCCAACAACAAATCCTGCAATCCCTTATCTCCAGCGGATGCCGTATAGCGCAACCGGGTGAATATACGCAACGTGCTTTCATGAATGGCAAGATGGACCTTAGCCAAGCGGAGGCCGTTGCGGATTTAATCGCCTCCACTTCGGCCGGCCAACATCGTTTGGCTCTAAGCCAGATGCGAGGTGGTTTCAGCAGGGAACTCGCCGAACTTCGAAACCAACTGCTCCATTTCACCTCTCTCATGGAATTGGAACTGGATTTCAGTGACCATGAGGAATTAGAGTTCGCTGATCGTAGCGAGCTTCGCACGCTTGCGGATCATATCGAACAGGTCATCTCCAAACTCGCCCAATCTTTCAGCGTAGGTAACGCTATCAAAAACGGTATTCCTGTCGCCATCATCGGTGAGACGAACGCCGGCAAATCTACTTTACTAAACGCCTTGTTGAACGAGGATAAAGCGATCGTCAGCGACATCCACGGAACGACCCGTGACGTTATCGAGGATACGATCAATATCAACGGCCAACTCTTCCGTTTCATCGACACCGCCGGTATCCGTGAAACAAGCGATGCGATCGAAGCTCTCGGTATTGAACGTAGTTTCAAGGCTCTAGACCAAGCGCAAATCGTCATCCTCATGTACGACTTAACCCGTGACCTCAAGGATTTCGAGGCTTTCTATCAAGAAATAGCTCCGAGATTAACAAATAAGTCTGTTATCTTAGCGATGAACAAATGCGATGTATTACCCACATCCTCTCTCCCAACCTTCTCTTTCCCCACCGAAGGCTGGCATCAAATCGCTATTTCCGCCAAGAGCAAGCTGCATATCGCAGAGCTACAACAACTCCTCACGGAAGTCTCTTCCATTCCCACCCTCCACCAAAGCGACATCATCGTAACGAATGTCCGCCACTTCGAGGCACTTACGCATGCGCTGGAAGCTATACATAGGGTACAAGAAGGTTTGAACTCCAGCCTTTCCGGGGATTTCATCTCGCAAGATTTACGAGAGTGTATATTCCATTTATCGGATATCGTAGGAGAGGTTACGACAGATCAGGTGCTGGGGAATATATTTCGGCATTTTTGCATCGGCAAGTAAATACCTGATTATTAAATAGTTAGATTGATTATAATCGATTAATATGGCGCTCTTTACGGGCGCCTTTTTTGTTGCTCAAGTATCGTTGATAATCGTTGCTAAGCCTTTTTACGCCATTTTTTGTACCTCCTGTGTACCTCACCACGAAAATCCGAGGATTATCGTTGGCAAGGTCGTGGAGAAAGTTGAATATGGTTGAATATAGTTTAAGATGGTGGAATAAAACTGGAGAAATCAAGGAGAAATAAACCCTAAAAATTCAAGTAAAATGGCAAAGAGCAACATTAGAATTAAAAAGATTTGTGAGTGGTGTGGTCAAGAATTCGTAGCCCAAAAAGTAACTACGAAATACTGCTCACACAGATGCGCGAATTTGGCTTATAAACAGGCCATACGAGCAAAACGGATTCAGCAGGAAGAGCAAAGGATTCAAATCGTTAAGAGTGAAAAGCCTTTGATGGATATTAAAGACAAAGAATATTTGTCAATCGCTCAGGCTGCTACTTTGTTGGGGCTTTCACTGCAAGCTGTTTATAAAATGATTTATACAGGACATCTTGCTGCTTATAAGTTGAGCAGTAGGCTTTCATTTGTTCGGCAGAGCGATATAGAAGAGATGCTTAAAAGAAACCCATACAAGAAACGACAACCTAAAGACACTCTTCCTATCACAGACTTCTATACTACCAATGAGATTAAAGAGAAATTCGGTGTCAAAGATTCCTGGATATTTCATATAGCTAAAGAGCATAATATACCCCGGACATTTAACCGTGGGAAAACCTATTGGAGCAAAAAGCATATTGATGACTATTTTGCAAAAAAAGCTCCTGATCCTGAAATCAAGGAATGGTACAGCACGCAAGACATGCAAGAGAAGTTCGACATGACGCTAACGGCCATTTATTCTTTTGTATCAAAGAATGCTATTCCCAAGAAGAAGGTTGGCATCATGGTGTACTACTCCAAGAAGCATGTGGACATTGCCAAAGGTCTCATAGCTCCAGAAGAGCCCAAATACTACACCATTGCCGAAGCGATGGAGCGATTCAATCTGACACGAGACCAACTCTACCATTATGTGAAATACCATAATATTCCCCGTATCAAAGTCGGTAAATATACCAAGATCCTGCGGGTAGAGCTGGACAAGTTCTTTGAGCCTCCAAAGATAGAATGAGCCGAAAGTTATTTTCCGGTGATAAATACCACCATTAGAACACCTATTTTATTTGCAACAAAAACAAGTATTAATCAAAAAACAATATAGCTATGACACTTACATGCACCAACGTAACTTTGAGACAAAAGCCATTGCGTAACGACCGCATATCTCTTTATCTGGATTATTATCCTGCCATACGCAATCCTTATACGATGAAGATGAGTCGCCGGGAATTCCTCGGCATCTACATCTATGCCAAGCCTAAGAATGAGCAGCAAAG from Parabacteroides distasonis ATCC 8503 includes these protein-coding regions:
- the floA gene encoding flotillin-like protein FloA (flotillin-like protein involved in membrane lipid rafts), coding for MEITFLPLILLGAAVLLLAIFFYYVPFLLWISAKVSGVNISLIQLFLMRIRKVPPYIITRAMIEAHKAGIKTLTRDELEAHYLAGGHVEKVVHALVSASKANIDLPFQMATAIDLAGRDVFEAVQMSVNPKVIDTPPVTAVAKDGIQLIAKARVTVRANIKQLVGGAGEETILARVGEGIVSSIGSSESHKTVLENPDSISKLVLRKGLDAGTAFEILSIDIADIDIGKNIGAFLQMDQAQADKNIAQAKAEERRAMAVALEQEMKAKAQEARAKVIEAEAEVPKAMADAFRTGNLGVMDYYKMKNIEADTSMREAIAKPTGAPSKPLKD
- a CDS encoding nucleoside phosphorylase; protein product: MRTIPASELVIHSDGSVFHLHLKPEQLADRVVLVGDPARVTTVASYFDSQECEVSSREFHTITGQYKGKRITVVSHGIGTDNIDIVLNELDALANIDFSTRTIKPEFKQLSLVRIGTSGGLQPFVPIGTYVAAEKSIGFDGVIYFYANSNTVRDADLESELIKQLDWRLSGIWPYVVSADPSLIEQITRNDIIRGTTIAANGFYGPQGRELRLPLTDPELNRKIEAFDYNGRKITNFEMESSSLAGLAALMGHRAMTVCCIIAGRVDNHMNTDYKGSLEKLIETVLDRI
- the rpiA gene encoding ribose 5-phosphate isomerase A, which produces MKWDHSLIDTLEWGNQISHKEDKIKIADLIASKVENGQVIGVGSGSTSYLALTRIAERIRMEHLSILAIPTSLEIRMTCAQLGIPVTSLFSHKPDWTFDGADEVDSHFNLIKGRGGAMFKEKLLISSSPQTYILVDPSKKVERLGAKFPIPVEIFPEALTHVEDRLHRLNPREIKLRMGQGKDGPIITENGNMILDVWMDYIPENTESTLKSITGVLESGLFINYKVEVLGLTS
- a CDS encoding nitroreductase family protein, which codes for MLECMKNRRSIRKYTDQDIPESLLNELLEVATRASNTGNMQLYSVVVTRDPANKEKLAPAHFNQPMITGAPVVLTFCADANRFVKWAECRKAEAGFDNLQTFIASTIDAMLFAQSFCNAAEEKGLGICYLGTTAYNADQIIEALSLPRLVVPIVTVTVGYPAEPIPAQVERLPLAAVVQNETYTDFTPASIDALYGEKEALEVNKQFVRENNKETLAQVFTDVRYTKKNSEYFSEVLLKVLKQQGFMK
- a CDS encoding ATP-binding protein, which produces MDLLQRNHQLLLKGINCTFLRYLHARIEWEDRLIGIFGSRGVGKTTLLLQHIKLKFEDSREALYVNLDDFWFETHSLTDAVKEFLQAGGHYLFLDEIHFYSGWMEEVSTLLDANSALKIVFATTSLYSQTEVRNGLRHEAAFYTMHPMSFREFLSYESILDKDPIPLEDILANHHDLVKEINAEMNIVPIYRNYLEHGCYPFYWQDPDMYYFRLQELVRKEICRDLPSVVSISMSNLERAQKYFMMVAESAPLRPKSIDVTRKINMLRQQSDSLLRFFHDMRLIYYSADQLGTTPAKQKVFMGDTNLLISFFGDKENRQLMCETYFLSQMRSVANVEFMVNGDFLIGGKYIFAVGDPLRGYDRLRFVPDAYAAIYGLPKSVFNRMPAWILGFSY
- a CDS encoding DUF362 domain-containing protein, with protein sequence MNTSKVYFTNLRTTPSSNLLDKMERLVKRAGIANIDFKNQFVAIKIHFGEPGNLAYIRPNYAARLVSLLRELGAKPFLTDCNTLYSGRRSNAVDHLQSAMENGFNPMSAGCNVIIADGVKGTDYREIEIDGQYCKAPKIGAAIADADIIISMNHFKGHEQAGFGGALKNLGMGCASVGGKLELHCASQPRIDTEACKGCNICVKHCAHDAIHLNNNRKAEIDYERCVGCGQCVALCQYDGAVMGEGDTSERLNYKIDEYTKAVLADKPHFHISFIMNVSPECDCWNHNDAAIIPDLGIAASFDPVALDKACADMVINAPIIGGNKLAETHPHEHLEGEDKFHLIHPDTNWQAGLRYAEEIGLGSQAYELITV
- the mnmE gene encoding tRNA uridine-5-carboxymethylaminomethyl(34) synthesis GTPase MnmE, translating into MSTICAISTAPGVGGIAVIRVSGPDTFKICDRIFRPKKAGKSLSTQKAYTLTYGSIVGNNDETIDEVIAAVFRAPHSFTGEDTVEITCHGSTYIQQQILQSLISSGCRIAQPGEYTQRAFMNGKMDLSQAEAVADLIASTSAGQHRLALSQMRGGFSRELAELRNQLLHFTSLMELELDFSDHEELEFADRSELRTLADHIEQVISKLAQSFSVGNAIKNGIPVAIIGETNAGKSTLLNALLNEDKAIVSDIHGTTRDVIEDTININGQLFRFIDTAGIRETSDAIEALGIERSFKALDQAQIVILMYDLTRDLKDFEAFYQEIAPRLTNKSVILAMNKCDVLPTSSLPTFSFPTEGWHQIAISAKSKLHIAELQQLLTEVSSIPTLHQSDIIVTNVRHFEALTHALEAIHRVQEGLNSSLSGDFISQDLRECIFHLSDIVGEVTTDQVLGNIFRHFCIGK
- a CDS encoding helix-turn-helix domain-containing protein, translated to MAKSNIRIKKICEWCGQEFVAQKVTTKYCSHRCANLAYKQAIRAKRIQQEEQRIQIVKSEKPLMDIKDKEYLSIAQAATLLGLSLQAVYKMIYTGHLAAYKLSSRLSFVRQSDIEEMLKRNPYKKRQPKDTLPITDFYTTNEIKEKFGVKDSWIFHIAKEHNIPRTFNRGKTYWSKKHIDDYFAKKAPDPEIKEWYSTQDMQEKFDMTLTAIYSFVSKNAIPKKKVGIMVYYSKKHVDIAKGLIAPEEPKYYTIAEAMERFNLTRDQLYHYVKYHNIPRIKVGKYTKILRVELDKFFEPPKIE